The Kineococcus radiotolerans SRS30216 = ATCC BAA-149 genomic interval CGCAGCCGTGAACCCCGCCGTCGTCGTCGACCCCCGCGCCCGGCGGCTGCTGGTCTGGGAGGTCCTCGCCGTCTTCGCCGTCTCGCTGGGGATGAGCGGGGTCCGGGCGCTGGTGCGGTTCGTGGGGATCCTCACCGCGCCGGAGGCGATCAACGCCCAGACCTCCACGGTGCTCGGCAGCTACGCCCCGGACCGGCCGTGGCTGGACCTCGCCCTGCAGCTGGTGGCGATCGCGTCGGGGCTGGCCCCGGTGTTCCTCGTCGGGTACCTCATGGCCCGCGGCGGGGAGTCGCTGCGGACGCTGGGCTTCGACGGGCGCCGGCTGGGGCGGAACGTGCTGGCGGGGCTGGGGCTGGCCGCGGTCATCGGCGGCTGCGGCCTCGCGCTCTACCTCGGCGCCGTCGCCGCGGGGATCAACACGAACGTCGCCGCGTCCACCCTGCCCGACGTGTGGTGGGCGGTGCCGGTCTCGGTGATGGCGGCCGCGGAGAACGGGGTCCTGGAGGAGGTCCTCGTCGCCGGGTACCTGCTGCACCGGCTGTCGCAGCTGGGGTTCCGCTGGTTCCCCGCGCTGGCGGTGAGCGCGCTGCTGCGCGGTTCCTACCACCTGTACCAGGGCCTGGGCGGGTTCATCGGCAACGTCGCGATGGGCTTCGTGTTCGGGTGGGTGTACCAACGCTGGGGCCGCACGACCCCGCTGGTCGTGGCGCACACCGCCATCGACGTCGTCGCGTTCGTCGGGTACGCGGCCCTGGTCGGGAAGGTGGGCTGGCTACCCGGGTAGGACGACCACCGGCACCGGCGCGTGGCGCAGGATCCTCGTGGCGCGCGAGCCGAGGAACACCCGGGCCACCGGGCCGTGGGGCCGCGACCCGACGACGAGCAGCTCCCCCGGCTCCCAGTCGACGGCGTCGAGGGCCTCCCGCCAGCCCTGCCCGGCGCCGACGGCGGTCTCGGCCTCCGGCGGCAGCGCCCCCTCCTCGCTCAGCACCCGCAGGCTGCGGTGGGCCTGCTCGGTCCAGGCGTCGAGGACCTCCTCCTCGGCGCGCGGGCCCAGCACGGAGACCGCGGGCGCCCACGGCGCCGGGCCGCGCACGGCGAGGGTCAGCACCCGCAGCCGCGCCCCGACCCGGTCGGCGAACCGGCGGGCGCGGGCCACGACCTCCCCGTCCTCCCCCGCCGCGGCGCAGGTGACGCGCGGGGTCCCCGCTCCCCCGCCGCGGTGGCCGCGGGGGGCGAGGGCCACCGACAGCGGCGAGGAGTGCAGGAGGCGGCCGGCGGTGGAGCCCACGACGACCTGACCGGGCCGGCCCCGCGGGGAGGACCCCAGGACCAGCGCGGCGGCCCCGGTGCCGGCGGCGAGGTCGACGAGGGTCGCCGGGACGGAGCGGCCGGGGCGGGCCAGGAAGCGCACCTCCGCCCCGGGGGCGGTCCGGGCGAGGTGGGCGCGCGCGGAGGACTCGGCCGAGGCGGCCAGCACCGCGGACCACCCCTCGAGCTGCGCGTCGACGGTCGCGGGCGTGGTCGCGTCCCACGGCCCGGGCAGCACGGTCGCCACCGACAGCGGGACCCCGAGGCCCCGGGCCAGCTGCGCGGCGAGGTCGAGCGTCGCGCGCCCGCCCTTCCCGGGCAGGTAGGCGGCGAGGACGGTCACGGGGGTGATCGTGCCCGTGGCGGCGGGAGGTGCGCACCTCGGGGAGGACGTGTGCGCGCGCCCTCCCGGCGTGACCAGCCCCTGCGGCGTCACCTACGGTGGCCGGGTCCCGGGACGTCGATGTCCGTTCTCGATCCCCTGAGGAGCCGCTCCCCCGTGAACATCAGCACCTCCGTCTGGCTCACCCTGGCCGTCGCCGCGGTCTCGGCCGCGCTGGCCGCCCTGCTCGGTGAGGCCGTCGCCCTCGGCGTGCGCCGGCTGGGCCGCAAGCGCGAGATCCTCGCGACGCTGGCCCAGCGCGGTCGCCGTCCGCTGGCGGGTTTCCTCGCGACGCTGGCGGCCCGGACCTCCCTCGGCGTCTACACCCGGGCGGCCGACTGGCGGGACCCGACGTTCTCCGTCCTCAACCTGCTGACGGTCGCCTTCGCCGCCTGGCTGGCCGTCGTCGCCGTGAACGTCGTGCAGGACGTGGCCCTGCTGCGCTACCGCATCGACGTCGCCGACAACCGCCGCGCCCGCCAGCGCCGGACCCAGGTCACCCTGGTGCGGCGCGTGGTGGTGGCGCTGATCGTGGTGGTCGCCGTGGCCTCCGTGCTGCTGACGATCCCCGGCGCGCGCGGGGTCGGGACGAGCGTGCTGGCCTCGGCGGGGCTGCTGTCGGTGGTGGCCGGCCTCGCCGCGCAGACGTCGCTGGCCAACATCTTCGCGGGGTTGCAGATCGCGTTCACCGACGCCATCCGCGTCGACGACGTCGTCGTCGTCGAGGAGGAATGGGGGAACATCGAGGACATCACCCTCACCTACGTCGTGGTCCGGTTGTGGGACCAGCGCCGGCTCATCCTGCCCTCGACGTACTTCACGACGACCCCGTTCGCGAACTGGACGCGGAACTCCTCCGACATCGTGGGTGCCGTCGAGCTCGACGTCGACTGGAACGTCCCGGTGGAGCGGTTGCGTTCGCACGCAGAAGCTTTCGTGAAGGACCACCCGTTGTGGAACGGCCAGACGTACGTCCTGCAGGTGACCGAGGCGAGGAACTCGTTCGTCACCCTGCGGGTGCTGGTCAGCGCGGACTCCGGCGGGGAACTGTTCGACCTGCGCTGCGCGGTGCGCGAGGAGCTCGTCGGGTTCCTGCGCCGGGAGCACCCCGACGCGCTGCCGAGGCTCAGGGTCGCGACCCCGCCGCCGGTGCACCTGCCGCAGCAGCACGACGGGCGGCGGTCCCCGCACGGGGTGTGACCCAGGTCTCAGTGCCGTTCCGGGACCGGGTGCTCAAGGAGGGGCGGGGCGGGCGACGACACACAGGCACGTGCCTGCTCCCGCCCTCGTCCCCGCCCTCGGCCTCGTGGCCGCCGCCATCGGCATCCTCACCGGTGTCCCGCAGGTCCTGCGCCTGCTGAGGAACCCCGACGCCAGCGGGCTGTCGTACTCCTCGGCGATCCTGGGCGTGCTGTCCTCGGCGACGTGGCTCACCTACGGCACGCTGCTCCTGGACCCCGCGCAGCTGGTCGCCAACGTGCCCGGCCTGGGCTGCGCGGTCGTCACCGTGGTGCTGGCCGCGCGGCGGCTGGGGGTGGCGCTGACCCCGGCGCTGGCCGCGACGCTGGCCTGGGTGCCGGTCGTCGTCGGCGCCCACGTGGCCGGCGGGGCCGCGGCGGTCGGGGCGGTCGCCACCGCCGTGTCGCTGGTGCGGATGCTCCCGCAGGTCCGCACCGTCCTGCGCCGCGAACCCCTGCACGGCCTGGCGCCGGCCGGGTTCGTCCTCACCCAGGTCTCGGCCGCGCTGTGGACGGTCTACGGCTGCGCGACCG includes:
- a CDS encoding SemiSWEET family transporter, yielding MPAPALVPALGLVAAAIGILTGVPQVLRLLRNPDASGLSYSSAILGVLSSATWLTYGTLLLDPAQLVANVPGLGCAVVTVVLAARRLGVALTPALAATLAWVPVVVGAHVAGGAAAVGAVATAVSLVRMLPQVRTVLRREPLHGLAPAGFVLTQVSAALWTVYGCATGQVSVVVCSAVSAVLAGIVLSRCCPPLAVARALHSGRFGLPGRLLVRPLVLLRRATLTLAA
- a CDS encoding universal stress protein produces the protein MTVLAAYLPGKGGRATLDLAAQLARGLGVPLSVATVLPGPWDATTPATVDAQLEGWSAVLAASAESSARAHLARTAPGAEVRFLARPGRSVPATLVDLAAGTGAAALVLGSSPRGRPGQVVVGSTAGRLLHSSPLSVALAPRGHRGGGAGTPRVTCAAAGEDGEVVARARRFADRVGARLRVLTLAVRGPAPWAPAVSVLGPRAEEEVLDAWTEQAHRSLRVLSEEGALPPEAETAVGAGQGWREALDAVDWEPGELLVVGSRPHGPVARVFLGSRATRILRHAPVPVVVLPG
- a CDS encoding mechanosensitive ion channel family protein; this translates as MNISTSVWLTLAVAAVSAALAALLGEAVALGVRRLGRKREILATLAQRGRRPLAGFLATLAARTSLGVYTRAADWRDPTFSVLNLLTVAFAAWLAVVAVNVVQDVALLRYRIDVADNRRARQRRTQVTLVRRVVVALIVVVAVASVLLTIPGARGVGTSVLASAGLLSVVAGLAAQTSLANIFAGLQIAFTDAIRVDDVVVVEEEWGNIEDITLTYVVVRLWDQRRLILPSTYFTTTPFANWTRNSSDIVGAVELDVDWNVPVERLRSHAEAFVKDHPLWNGQTYVLQVTEARNSFVTLRVLVSADSGGELFDLRCAVREELVGFLRREHPDALPRLRVATPPPVHLPQQHDGRRSPHGV
- a CDS encoding CPBP family intramembrane glutamic endopeptidase; the encoded protein is MNPAVVVDPRARRLLVWEVLAVFAVSLGMSGVRALVRFVGILTAPEAINAQTSTVLGSYAPDRPWLDLALQLVAIASGLAPVFLVGYLMARGGESLRTLGFDGRRLGRNVLAGLGLAAVIGGCGLALYLGAVAAGINTNVAASTLPDVWWAVPVSVMAAAENGVLEEVLVAGYLLHRLSQLGFRWFPALAVSALLRGSYHLYQGLGGFIGNVAMGFVFGWVYQRWGRTTPLVVAHTAIDVVAFVGYAALVGKVGWLPG